Below is a window of Desulfovibrio inopinatus DSM 10711 DNA.
TTGTAGGGGCCAAATCGCTTGGATAGGCCTCCGGAAAACGGTGCAATGATCGCCGCAAGTCCTGCAAAACTTATGTAACCCACTTGTGCTGAGTTAAAGAAGAATGGAGACGCGGCTAATCGATACGTCAAAAATGTGATTGTTCCAAGAAATCCAAAGAAGAGAAAGAATCCTGTAAGCAGCAATGAAATCGTTGCTGGGGTGATGACCATTTGAGCCATTTCAATATATAATTGTTTCATTTTGCGTGTGCTTCTTTCACCTTTTGGGGGTGTTCCAAGAATATAGAGAGAGAAGAGGGAGAGGAATGCGAATGTCAGCGAAAAAATGCGGTATGAATCTCTCCAGCCGAGAACGTCGGTGAATGCACCAAGAGCCACACGACCCACGACAATTCCCAGTGTTGCTGATGCAACGATAGCTCCAATATATACCTCTGTTTGTTGCGTTGAAGCGAGACGAGATACATAGGGAAACATGGATGCTGGAACCGTTGCTGCCGCAATGCCTATCAATCCCATACATCCAAGAAACCAAGAATAACCGTGGAGTCCTGCAACGATCATAAGTACAATAGAAATGACGGCATGACCGAGAGCGGTAATTTTTCTACAATCAAATGTATCTGCAATAGGTCCTATGAAGAGAAACGTTACGGAATAGCATAGGGAAATAATACTGAAAGCAAACCGCGCATGCTGAGTATTTATGCTGAAAGACTCGGCAATATCCAAAAAGATGGATTGATTCATGAAAACAGTCGCTACGGCAAGCATGGTGACGACGCAGGCCGTGATTAATCGCAATATTGAAAGGGCGGGAGAAGTTGAGGGATCTAAAGGGGATGTTCGAAAACGTCTTGGGGTAATAGAGTTTATTATTGATCTGTGAATTGACGAATTATTGGTGCTGCGTTGTGACATCATGAGTATGATCTCCTTGGCTATTGATGTGAAGCGGGACGGGGCATTTGACCCAAATCACATCGCTAGCACTTCGAGTTCACTCGAAGTCAAGCGCAAAGGAGAATTATTTACAGATTATTCCATTCTTTATACATATCGATTTCTTCGTTTATCATTTCAATATGTTCCAGTATCTCTGCATGCAATTCTTCCAGTCGAGCTTTATGAGCATTGAGAATCTTTAACCGTTGACAGTCTGGCCCCCCACAGTGGTGACGGAGTGATGCGAATTGTTGGATATCCTTAAGCGGCATATTCGCTTCTTTCAGTCGCCTGATACAACGAGCCCATTTGACATCTTGAGACGAGTATGCGCGGTGCCCGCTGGCATCACGTTCAATTTGAAGTAAATTGAGTTGTTCATAATACCGCAACGTATGGGTACTGAGGCCGGTTCGTTGAGAGAATTCTCGGATTTTCATTTATCACCTATTGGTTAGATGCTTTTTTAAAATATAACTGCACGTTATCGTTGGTATTAGGCAAGGAATGATGGAGCCCTTGGTAAGCATGGGTTGACCTGGGGATCGTTCAGCGCCTCGACATTTATTATAACTGGAGAAAACAGCACTTATCAAACGTATTTAATGATGAATGATAGTAGAAGAGTTTTTCAACGCTTGTAACAATTTGTTCACAAAGGTGAGATGCAATTGACGCCTTGCTTCAGTACTAATGACGTAAAAATTGGAAAGCTGCGACATCCATCAAGGGGGTGTCGCAGCTTTGTTTGAAAAACATTTGATTCTACAGGATTGTTTGAAGTGGATGTATTCGGACGTATTGGGGGTTCTTTTCGCTAACTCAGTGCCAACCTTTTTGAACCTTTTGGTAGAGCGCGAGATGTGTTGCCCGGGATATTTGAGTTTTCAGCCTGCATTTCTTGCACAAGGGTGCTCAGCTCTTGAGCTTGGCGAGCAAGTTCCACCACGGCTTGGGCGGATTGATTCATGGCATCAGATGTTTCTGAAGAAATTCGGCTCACATCTTCGATTGCACGATTAATTTCTTCAGATGAAGAGGCTTGTTCTTCCGAGGCTGTTGCCATGGAACGGACCTGATCTGAAACTTGCCCGACGAGATAAACAATTTCACGTAAGGCTTGGCCAGACTCTCCGGCAAGTGCTGTTGCTTCTTCAACCTTGCTGACGGCTCGGTCCACATTGGATATGTTTTTGCGCGTACCCTGCTGGACAGAATCAATGGCTTGTCCAACCTCGGACGTTGCGGTCATGGTTTTTTCTGCAAGCTTTCTGACTTCATCAGCAACAACGGCAAATCCTCTTCCTGCTTCTCCGGCGCGGGCAGCTTCGATGGCCGCATTCAATGCCAACAAGTTGGTTTGGTCTGCAATATCGGAGATAACATTTAATATCCGTCCAATCCCTTCGGCTTGCTCTCCCAGTGTGGTCATGTCTTGTTTGAGGATATCCGAGAGTTTTTGTACCTCTTTAATGCTCTTTACAACCTGATCGACAACACCTGAGCCTTGTTTGGCTTTGTCGCCGGTCTGTTCACAGGCATTAGCTGCGTCCGAAGCATTGCGAGCCACTTCAAGTACAGAATTATTCATTTCTTCCATGCTGGAAACGGTCTCGGATACTCTCTGCGCCTGTTGGTCTGCACCGCGGCTTGATTGTTCTACTTGAGCGGACAATTCTTCGGAGGCCGACGTGATGACTTCAACGACGCCTTCGATTTTTGAAGCAGCAGCGAGGATACCTTCTGCTTTTGCCTGTTCAGCCTGTGCTCGGGCTTCTTCGGCTTCGTCCATGGCGAGCTTGGCATGTTCTGTTTCGCGGAGAGCTTCTTCTCCTTTTTGCTCTGCTTCCATAATTTTGGCTTCAAGGCTACTCACCATGCTTCGCAGTGCATCGGCCAATGTACCGACTTCGTCTTTTTGTTGGACATCAAGATGTTTGCTGAAATCGCCTCCAGCCACAGTCTCTGCGTATTCAGCCGCCTTGCGAAGGGGTTTGACTATACCACCGGCAAGAAGCCACATAATACCCATTGCAATGATACTCACGATGATGCCGACGACAATTTGCCACGTCGCGCTTTGATGTGCCTGACTGGAGAGTGCTTCTTCCAGGTTTGTTACGTCGGTCATGGCAATCGCTTCGGGAACACGAATAAGCACAGACCACGGTTTTCCTGTACGGCCTAGTTGGATAGGGGCATATGCCAGAAGCATGTTTGATGCTTTGTCTTCCCCTGTGAGAGCTTTTCCGTCTTGGACGTGTGAAATGATTTCTTGAGAATTGTCAAATATGGCTTTTATGGGGTCACCAATTGCTTTGGGGTCTTTACTGTTGGCCACCACCAATCCGTCATAACTGATGATCGTGACATCGCCTTGGCCTTCGTACAACTTGCTGTTCACATTTTTTGCAAGTTCTTGCAAAAAGTTAAGGCGCAGGTCTGTTCCAGCCACTCCTAAGAATGTACCATTTTTCTTGATGGGGACGGACAGCGTCGTGAGCCAATCGCGTTTGCCTTGGACAATATATGGAAACGGATCCAGAACACTTTCCTTTCCTGTTTCTCGTGGTCCCAGGTACCATCCACCCTTGCGTACTCCATTGGCATGATGTTCGTGGCTTTCGTATTCTACGAGTGCTTGACGAGCAATTTTCCCATTGGGATCGCGGTTCCAATATGGGATGAATCGACCTGTATCATCGTACCCATTTTGATAGTCGCCTGCGTACTTGGCATCCTGTCCATCTAATGCATTGGGTTCCCATGCACTGTATGCTCCCAAGAAGTCTGGGTTGTTCTCGAGAATAGCATAGAGAATGGAGTTAAATGTGTCCCGAAGTGATGATGCATTCTGGTCGTTTTCTCTTTGTAGCACTTCAAAGACTTTCGCTATGGTCCTTGCTGTATCAAGGTTTTCTTGAAGTGAGCTTTGAACAACAGCTGCTTGGCTTTCTGCAAGCGCTTCAAGATTGCTGAAGATTCTCTTTTCTAATATCTCGTAAACATGACTAGATACATATTGGTGTGTCTGTTGGGATGTTACAAGTCCAAATGAAACCAAAACGATGGCAGACATAAGGAGACAGACGGCAGCCATAAAGGCAATTTTGGATTTGATCGATCGAAACTGCATGATTTTCTCTCACTTCTCCATAGCAATAGAACTAGCATCAAAATGATTGTTGCATACGGCATATGGAACAATCTTTTGTAATACGATTCTATGCGTTGCAGAAATATCTTGTGTTACACAAATTAGATGACCTGAGCCTATAATCACTATTTTGATGGAAATAGTGATTTTTGTAGGTTTCGTCAAATAATTATATTGTAGTGTTTATTTATGAGGTGATAGATGCGATGATTTAATTGATTCGTATACTGTTAACCATTTGTAGTAAAAGATTTCAAAATGTTTCATGGGGATCTTTCTCCCGTAGCAATCAAGTCATGACAGTATGCTCGCATTGCCAGAAAAACTTGTTTCTTATAGAATTCATTGCAAAAGAGAAGTGAGATTCCATTTTGAAATGATAGATAGATTAAATAGGCAGAATCGAATTTGAGAATACAATATCTGTCACAGGACTTAGGAATATTTCAGTGATATGAGTACAGTAGGGTGTTTTCATCTTCTTAGAGGCAGCGAGAGAGGCTTATTTTCCTGGAGGTTTAGGAAGCTCATTTTCTTGGAAGAGGTGCAGTCAGCACGAAATTGGTGTTATACGTGCAGCATCATACCTCATGAGAATTGATACATACATTGCCAGTCTGTTGTATTATCCGCAATGCTTATCGTATTAACATGATATTGTGAGAAGAACATGGATTTCGCATGGTTTGTATGATGGGGAGTGGACTATTTGAAAAGGGATGGATGAGACTTTCACCAGAGAGGATTTCATGGGAGGATACGGCAAAGAAAGGGCTCGTGTCCGGCCATGGAGAGCAAGGCCGGACACGAGCCCATGATGTAATGCTGCGATCTTTCTTTATGAAGAGAACGATTTACTCACAACCAAGACGCTGGGCGATTTCTTTGGCCGCTTTACGGCCGGCACCAGCGGCAAGGATGACGGTGGCCGCACCGGTTACAATATCTCCACCGGCGAAGACATTGGGCATGGTTGTTTCGCAGGTGTCGTCGTTCACCACGACATAGCCCCATTTATTGGTTTCGAGCTGCGGTTCGTTTTCGAGCAGCAAGGGATTGGAGCGTGTGCCCACGGCAACAATAGCCAGATCGGTTTCCAATTCATATGTGCTATCGTGAATCGGCTTGGGAGAGCGTCTCCCCGATTCGTCGGGATCGCCGAGCTGCATACGTTGCAGTTTCACTGCACACAGTTTGCCTTCTTCGTCGGAAATGAATTTGAGAGGAGCTGCCAAGCATTCCATCTGCACACCTTCTTCAATGGCGTGTTCGATTTCTTCATGGCGAGCAGGCATATCTTCAACCAATCGTCGGTAGACGATAGAAACTCGTTCGGCTCCCAGTCGAAGCGCCGTACGCGCTGCGTCCATAGCCACGTTCCCACCGCCATATACTGTGACGTTACGGCCGCAATAGGTCGGGGTGGCGTAATTGGGGAAGTCGTATGCACGGCCGAGATTGGCGCGTGTCAGGTATTCGTTTGCAGAGAAGACACCGATGGAGTTTTCCCCTGGGATATTGAGAAAACGTGGCAGTCCCGCTCCGACGCCGAGAAATACAGCCTTGTATCCTTGGTCGAACAGTTCCTGGATAGAGAATGTCTTACCGGCAACGGCATTGAGTTCGAAGTCGACTTGCATCTGTTTTAAGGCGTGGATTTCTTTGTGCACAATGGCCGTCTTGGGAAGGCGAAATTCCGGAATACCGTAAATAAGTACGCCACCTGGTTCGTGCAGTGCCTCGAAAACAGTCACTTTGCATCCACGTGTTGCCAGATAGCCGGCAACGGTCAATGAAGACGGTCCAGAGCCAATACAGGCCACTTTTTTGTCTGTATTGATAAGTGGACAAGCCTGACGGTCTGAGTCGCCGAGCAGATCGCAGGCATCGCGGTGTAAGAATTCATCGGCAACAAATCGTTCCAAGCGGCCAATCGCAATGGGTTGACCTTTCTTCACCAGAATACAGGAGCCTTCACATTGAATTTCCTGCGGACACACGCGTCCACAAATTGCAGGCAAACTGTTCGTGCTCTTGATGACTTTATACGCTTCTTCAATACGGCCTTCAGCAACATGCGCGATAAATTGCGGAATGGGAACTTCAACGGGACAACCGGCGACACATCCTGGCTTTTTGCACTGTAAGCACCGTCGGGCTTCTTCCGTTGCAAGGGTACTGGTGTATCCGAGCGCGACTTCCTTGAAGTTTTTGACACGTTCCGATGGAGCCTGAAACGGCATGGGCGTGCGCGGCGCAAGCGTTTTCTTTGTTTTTTTCTTGTCGGAATCGCTGCCGTTGCAGGTACACTCATGGTGGGCCAGAGATTCTTTTTCCATTTCGGAGAACGCCTTGAGGCGTTTGCTGAGTTCGGCGAAATCAACTTGATGGCCATCGAATTCCGGACCGTCCACGCATGCGAATTTAGTTGCTCCAGCAACGCTGACA
It encodes the following:
- a CDS encoding MFS transporter; amino-acid sequence: MNQSIFLDIAESFSINTQHARFAFSIISLCYSVTFLFIGPIADTFDCRKITALGHAVISIVLMIVAGLHGYSWFLGCMGLIGIAAATVPASMFPYVSRLASTQQTEVYIGAIVASATLGIVVGRVALGAFTDVLGWRDSYRIFSLTFAFLSLFSLYILGTPPKGERSTRKMKQLYIEMAQMVITPATISLLLTGFFLFFGFLGTITFLTYRLAASPFFFNSAQVGYISFAGLAAIIAPFSGGLSKRFGPYKIIIPSLIICLTAMQLLYWSQNVFSMTLAIVLLFLGVYACQPLLFLLIGRRIRPQIMGCASSLYILFCIGGGSVASLILGGIWEKYGWAGIILTCSASITLALAIIGANTRREHSIR
- a CDS encoding MerR family transcriptional regulator, translating into MKIREFSQRTGLSTHTLRYYEQLNLLQIERDASGHRAYSSQDVKWARCIRRLKEANMPLKDIQQFASLRHHCGGPDCQRLKILNAHKARLEELHAEILEHIEMINEEIDMYKEWNNL
- a CDS encoding methyl-accepting chemotaxis protein, with the protein product MQFRSIKSKIAFMAAVCLLMSAIVLVSFGLVTSQQTHQYVSSHVYEILEKRIFSNLEALAESQAAVVQSSLQENLDTARTIAKVFEVLQRENDQNASSLRDTFNSILYAILENNPDFLGAYSAWEPNALDGQDAKYAGDYQNGYDDTGRFIPYWNRDPNGKIARQALVEYESHEHHANGVRKGGWYLGPRETGKESVLDPFPYIVQGKRDWLTTLSVPIKKNGTFLGVAGTDLRLNFLQELAKNVNSKLYEGQGDVTIISYDGLVVANSKDPKAIGDPIKAIFDNSQEIISHVQDGKALTGEDKASNMLLAYAPIQLGRTGKPWSVLIRVPEAIAMTDVTNLEEALSSQAHQSATWQIVVGIIVSIIAMGIMWLLAGGIVKPLRKAAEYAETVAGGDFSKHLDVQQKDEVGTLADALRSMVSSLEAKIMEAEQKGEEALRETEHAKLAMDEAEEARAQAEQAKAEGILAAASKIEGVVEVITSASEELSAQVEQSSRGADQQAQRVSETVSSMEEMNNSVLEVARNASDAANACEQTGDKAKQGSGVVDQVVKSIKEVQKLSDILKQDMTTLGEQAEGIGRILNVISDIADQTNLLALNAAIEAARAGEAGRGFAVVADEVRKLAEKTMTATSEVGQAIDSVQQGTRKNISNVDRAVSKVEEATALAGESGQALREIVYLVGQVSDQVRSMATASEEQASSSEEINRAIEDVSRISSETSDAMNQSAQAVVELARQAQELSTLVQEMQAENSNIPGNTSRALPKGSKRLALS
- the gltA gene encoding NADPH-dependent glutamate synthase, giving the protein MPFQAPSERVKNFKEVALGYTSTLATEEARRCLQCKKPGCVAGCPVEVPIPQFIAHVAEGRIEEAYKVIKSTNSLPAICGRVCPQEIQCEGSCILVKKGQPIAIGRLERFVADEFLHRDACDLLGDSDRQACPLINTDKKVACIGSGPSSLTVAGYLATRGCKVTVFEALHEPGGVLIYGIPEFRLPKTAIVHKEIHALKQMQVDFELNAVAGKTFSIQELFDQGYKAVFLGVGAGLPRFLNIPGENSIGVFSANEYLTRANLGRAYDFPNYATPTYCGRNVTVYGGGNVAMDAARTALRLGAERVSIVYRRLVEDMPARHEEIEHAIEEGVQMECLAAPLKFISDEEGKLCAVKLQRMQLGDPDESGRRSPKPIHDSTYELETDLAIVAVGTRSNPLLLENEPQLETNKWGYVVVNDDTCETTMPNVFAGGDIVTGAATVILAAGAGRKAAKEIAQRLGCE